A single Ctenopharyngodon idella isolate HZGC_01 chromosome 22, HZGC01, whole genome shotgun sequence DNA region contains:
- the egr4 gene encoding early growth response protein 4 produces MLNTVDFSALDLLCAQAFPLEGQSESPQNQPDAAFGLLKPKAEPLDAGFPDCSSDGFPPSPLTYTGSFYTESGPCSADALLNILTEIVGISAAPDNLSRGNALSRQESLLSTGSSLGSPESLCNDSSDEFMDASAQQFSYPAIKSEFGSSSCNGGDLFDGFCTTSHEPSDLDDIIDLLSPLGPETDSVLDTWIKQEPLEQASFQIPASHENSLYRNIAFPGFPCATTALADALDSLLSTNNTLTQRSKPRARKGEKPFSCPIENCERRFSRSDELNRHVRIHTGHKPFQCRVCLRCFSRSDHLTTHMRTHTGEKPFSCDVCGRRFARSDERKRHGRVHLKQRERMQQKTELLAACAFELQCA; encoded by the exons ATGCTGAACACCGTGGACTTCAGCGCTCTGGATCTGCTTTGCGCTCAAGCGTTTCCTCTGGAGGGACAATCAGAATCCCCTCAGAATCAACCTGATGCTG CTTTCGGTCTGTTGAAGCCCAAAGCGGAGCCGCTGGACGCTGGTTTTCCCGACTGCTCCAGCGACGGGTTCCCGCCGTCTCCGCTGACCTACACCGGCAGCTTCTACACGGAGTCCGGGCCGTGCAGCGCGGACGCGCTACTCAACATCCTCACGGAGATCGTCGGCATCTCCGCGGCTCCTGACAACTTGTCTCGCGGAAACGCGCTGTCACGCCAGGAGTCGCTGTTATCCACCGGGAGCTCGCTGGGATCGCCGGAATCGCTCTGCAACGACTCGTCGGATGAGTTCATGGACGCGAGCGCGCAACAGTTCTCCTACCCTGCGATTAAGAGCGAGTTTGGCAGCAGCAGCTGCAACGGCGGTGATCTTTTCGATGGCTTCTGCACTACTTCTCACGAGCCTTCAGACTTGGATGACATCATTGACTTGCTCTCTCCACTTGGTCCAGAGACTGACTCAGTTTTGGACACGTGGATCAAGCAAGAGCCCTTGGAGCAAGCGAGCTTCCAGATTCCCGCTTCCCATGAAAACAGCCTCTACAGAAACATTGCGTTCCCTGGATTCCCCTGCGCAACGACCGCGCTTGCCGACGCGCTGGACTCCCTCCTCTCCACCAACAACACGCTCACTCAAAGAAGCAAACCGCGCGCCAGAAAGGGCGAGAAGCCCTTCTCCTGCCCGATTGAGAACTGCGAGCGCCGCTTCTCGCGTTCCGACGAGCTCAACCGCCACGTGCGCATCCACACCGGCCACAAGCCCTTCCAGTGCCGCGTGTGCCTGCGCTGCTTCAGCCGCAGCGACCATCTCACCACTCACATGCGCACGCACACCGGCGAGAAGCCGTTCTCCTGCGACGTGTGCGGGCGACGCTTCGCACGCAGCGACGAGAGGAAGCGGCACGGTCGCGTGCACCTCAAACAGCGTGAGAGGATGCAGCAGAAGACGGAGCTCCTCGCCGCGTGCGCGTTCGAGCTCCAGTGCGCGTGA
- the LOC127504549 gene encoding LOW QUALITY PROTEIN: serine/threonine-protein kinase DCLK2-like (The sequence of the model RefSeq protein was modified relative to this genomic sequence to represent the inferred CDS: inserted 2 bases in 1 codon), translating to MSLSRSIELEHFDERDKAHRSKRAAGSGGSGSQQGSRASSLVPSPAHSANCSFYRTRTLQALSSEKRAKKVRFYRNGDRYFKGLVYAVSSDRFRSLDALLAELTRALTDNLHLPQGVRNIYSVDGTKKIASLEELVEGGSYVCASNEPYRKVDYTKNVNPNWGSRLAGAGAGAGGRAECGSGTCGRSRASGASAXAAGESRESKDFIKPKLVTVIRSGVKPRKAVRILLNKKTAHSFDQVLADITEAIKLDSGVVKRLYTLDGKQLTSLQDFFGDDDVFIACGLEKFRYAQDDAAIGHAGKAAAAAFVNECKKSRPSIPPKTAGPKSPGVPRSKSPVSANEAPRSESPPVRSSKSSGSPGTQRSRKTSVHEASPSPTPSGDLNDEEEISPEVNGNDVQSSVITEKYKVGKVIGDGNFAVVRECMERSTGQEYALKIIDKAKCSGKEHLIANEVAILRRVHHPSIIMLIEELETPTELYLVMELVKGGDLFDAITSSTKYTERDASAMLFNLTGALRYLHHMNIVHRDIKPENLLVCEYPDGTKSLKLGDFGLATVVEGPLYTVCGTPTYVAPEIIAESGYGLKVDIWAAGVITYILLCGFPPFRSERNQQEELFEQILLGRLEFPSPYWDNISASAKDLIGKMLQVNVGARYTADEVLEHSWVQDDAMMDTNMACEMEDAVESEITHNNTAAEAEVDHLHDHSWQ from the exons ATGTCTCTCAGCAGAAGCATCGAGCTCGAGCACTTTGATGAACGGGACAAAGCGCACCGCTCCAAACGTGCGGCGGGTTCGGGCGGCTCGGGCTCCCAGCAGGGCTCCCGGGCGAGCAGTCTGGTACCGAGTCCCGCGCACAGCGCCAACTGCAGCTTCTACCGGACGCGCACGCTCCAGGCGCTCAGCTCCGAGAAGCGAGCCAAGAAGGTTCGGTTCTACCGGAACGGCGACCGGTATTTCAAGGGACTGGTGTACGCGGTGTCCAGCGACCGCTTCAGGTCACTGGACGCGCTGCTGGCCGAACTGACCCGCGCGCTCACGGATAACCTGCACCTGCCGCAAGGTGTGCGCAACATCTACAGCGTGGACGGCACGAAGAAGATCGCGAGCCTGGAGGAGCTCGTGGAAG GTGGGAGTTACGTGTGCGCCTCGAACGAGCCCTACAGGAAGGTGGACTACACCAAGAACGTCAACCCTAACTGGGGTTCACGGCTGGCGGGGGCAGGGGCCGGGGCCGGGGGCAGGGCCGAGTGTGGGAGCGGCACCTGTGGGAGGAGCCGTGCGTCCGGGGCCTCCGC CGCGGCGGGGGAATCGAGGGAGTCTAAAGACTTTATCAAACCCAAACTGGTGACGGTGATCCGGAGCGGCGTGAAGCCGCGGAAGGCCGTGAGGATTCTGCTGAATAAGAAGACGGCGCACTCGTTTGACCAGGTGCTCGCTGACATCACAGAGGCCATCAAACTGGACTCAGGTGTGGTGAAGAGACTCTACACGCTGGACGGCAAACAG ttGACGAGTCTGCAGGATTTTTTCGGTGATGATGACGTTTTCATCGCGTGCGGTTTGGAGAAGTTTCGTTACGCTCAGGACGACGCTGCCATTGGACACGCGGGGAAGGCTGCCGCGGCCGCGTTCGTTAACG AGTGCAAGAAATCAAGACCATCAATCCCTCCGAAGACAGCGGGACCCAAAAGCCCTGGCGTCCCGCGCTCCAAATCACCCGTATctg CCAATGAGGCTCCAAGAAGCGAGTCTCCGCCGGTGAGGTCATCGAAGTCTTCGGGCAGTCCCGGGACTCAACGCAGCCGTAAA ACATCCGTTCATGAGGCGTCTCCATCCCCAACACCCTCCGGAGACCTTAATGATGAAGAAGAGATCAGTCCGGAgg TGAACGGCAATGATGTTCAGTCGTCTGTCATCACGGAGAAGTACAAAGTGGGAAAAGTCATTGGCGATGGAAACTTTGCTGTCGTCCGAGAGTGTATGGAGAG GTCTACAGGACAGGAGTATGCGCTGAAGATCATAGACAAGGCCAAATGCAGCGGAAAA GAGCACCTGATAGCCAATGAGGTGGCGATACTGCGCAGAGTTCACCACCCCAGCATCATTATGCTAATTGAGGAGCTGGAAACGCCCACTGAGCTCTATTTGGTCATGGAGCTGGTAAAG GGCGGTGACCTGTTTGACGCCATCACTTCCTCCACAAAGTACACGGAGCGGGACGCCAGCGCCATGCTGTTCAACCTGACCGGCGCTCTGCGATACCTGCACCACATGAACATCGTACACAGAGACATTAAACCTGAGAACCTGCtg GTGTGCGAGTATCCGGACGGCACCAAGTCTCTGAAGCTGGGCGATTTCGGTCTGGCTACGGTGGTGGAGGGGCCGCTGTACACTGTCTGCGGGACACCCACTTACGTCGCCCCGGAGATCATCGCAGAGAGCGG GTACGGGCTGAAGGTGGACATCTGGGCGGCGGGTGTGATCACGTATATCCTGCTGTGTGGCTTTCCTCCGTTCCGCAGCGAGAGGAACCAGCAGGAGGAGCTGTTCGAGCAGATCTTACTGGGCCGACTGGAGTTTCCCTCCCCATACTGGGACAACATCAGCGCCTCTGCCAAG GATTTAATTGGTAAGATGCTACAAGTGAATGTTGGTGCTCGTTACACAGCTGACGAGGTGCTGGAACACTCGTGGGTGCAG GACGATGCTATGATGGACACCAACATGGCGTGTGAGATGGAAGACGCTGTTGAATCAGAaatcacacacaacaacacGGCAGCAGAGGCTGag GTGGATCATCTCCATG atCACAGCTGGCAGTAG
- the wu:fy63c09 gene encoding SH3 domain-containing protein 19: MAEARAEEDEERLREPGGARRSAEHSDRNKPDQHHSSQGPLSSIRAVIKRTSRTSSQSDHQRERRRPEITILSAEPLPSNTWFPGASGAFPPAPPPAPPTWAAGSATVQLPPPSYEQVIREKSREQNLHSSTSSSSSPPSRFSTSTIATQTDTDSPGPQSSAARPVHRRPKPPRPSLPLKHTSEPDCSDPKPRDALHEQCGVQTDFDDIFDDISPIGPAPTSKTFTQIDFDFPAEPMKQEPSARPRPRPRSTAALQPVSLDQPMTREVKVQTLVRLKDDGAESVFAGFDDAPSDISSKYLQDLLEVFGSDETHPDSQESKVSKVEGEENKAACSVIASEPLEPLKRPQPRPRTQKSKPQLAPKPSVFEVFDPTIAQNPSKPISPPVPAPRALLNKLQSPSDQSRSSPSTSPSPAARPASAPPGQQMAVVASNSSERRNSDQAINTPVMSTDRNVGKRPSVPKHSRPPPPVLRKMSSPSQAAVDVSRDANASVPPLPPRPSGGRLLPLRPPPIKAIKPAGSSFSPAATNQLPSSRVPKRAPPLPPRPKPGHPLYKRYSSKVLQGDAEEENISKEQEEPSEETSFHEEEQLIVLDDTDILQTQSNTLHDLCLSEVKGQDVTVSGVQLEEAPSEQQIQQNTQNRFVVGRFAFEGEEGELTFSEGDVITLMEYVNEEWGRGSLNGQTGIFPLSFIQAKEETEVLPRKLALKSPAPPAGGRSRGRALYDFSPECEDELHLKAGDMVCDLEDMDAEWFIGESGGKRGIVPKNYIQVLLDT, encoded by the exons aaCATTCAGACAGAAACAAACCGGATCAGCACCACTCCAG CCAAGGTCCGCTGTCCTCCATCAGAGCTGTCATCAAACGCA CATCGAGAACCAGCTCTCAAAGTGACCATCAGCGGGAACGGAG ACGACCAGAAATCACCATCCTCTCTGCTGAACCGCTGCCGTCCAATACCTGGTTCCCAGGGGCTTCTGGGGCGTTTCCCCCAGCCCCGCCCCCTGCCCCGCCCACATGGGCTGCAGGCTCGGCAACAGTGCAG CTTCCGCCTCCCTCATATGAGCAGGTGATCCGAGAAAAGAGCCGTGAACAGAATCTTCACTCCTCCACTTCGTCGTCTTCTTCTCCGCCTTCTCGTTTCTCTACCTCCACCATCGCCACGCAGACGGACACAGACTCCCCCGGCCCACAATCCTCTGCTGCTCGTCCAG TTCACAGACGCCCCAAACCCCCACGCCCCTCACTGCCTCTCAAACACACGTCTGAACCAGACTGCTCCGACCCGAAGCCTCGAGACGCCCTGCACGAGCAGTGTGGTGTTCAGACAGACTTCGATGACATCTTCGATGACATCAGTCCCATAGGCCCCGCCCCCACCTCCAAAACTTTCACCCAGATCGACTTCGATTTCCCAGCCGAGCCCATGAAACAGGAGCCGAGCGCACGTCCCAGACCTCGGCCGCGCTCCACAGCCGCCCTGCAACCTGTCAGTCTGGACCAGCCGATGACGAGGGAGGTGAAAGTTCAGACTCTAGTGCGTCTGAAGGATGATGGGGCCGAGAGCGTGTTTGCTGGGTTCGACGACGCTCCGTCGGACATCTCCAGCAAATACCTGCAAGACCTGCTGGAGGTTTTTGGCTCAGATGAAACGCATCCAGACAGTCAAGAAAGCAAAGTGAGCAAAGTAGAAGGAGAGGAAAATAAGGCTGCTTGCTCCGTCATAGCATCTGAGCCGTTAGAACCGTTAAAAAGACCACAACCACGGCCTAGAACTCAAAAATCCAAACCCCAGCTCGCCCCAAAACCATCTGTCTTTGAGGTTTTTGACCCTACCATTGCGCAAAACCCCTCCAAACCCATTAGTCCACCAGTACCAGCACCCAGAGCCCTTCTGAACAAACTCCAGAGTCCGTCAGATCAGTCCAGATCTTCTCCATCCACCAGCCCTTCACCAGCTGCCCGTCCTGCCAGCGCTCCTCCAGGCCAGCAGATGGCAGTGGTGGCGTCCAATTCATCTGAGAGGAGAAATTCAGATCAAGCTATAAACACTCCAGTGATGTCGACCGACAGGAACGTCGGAAAAC GTCCATCTGTCCCCAAACACTCCCGGCCACCTCCACCTGTGCTCAGGAAGATGTCGTCCCCCTCACAG GCTGCTGTGGATGTTTCCAGAGACGCCAACGCCTCAGTTCCTCCTCTGCCTCCGAG ACCCAGTGGTGGTAGACTCCTCCCCCTTCGTCCTCCTCCAATCAAAGCGATCAAACCTGCAGGCTCCTCCTTCTCCCCTGCTGCGACCAATCAGCTGCCAAGCAGCAGGGTTCCAAAGAGAGCCCCGCCCCTCCCACCCCGACCGAAACCAGGACATCCGCTTTATAAGCGTTATTCT AGCAAAGTTCTTCAAGGAGATGCAGAGGAGGAGAATATCAGCAAAGAGCAAGAGGAACCATCGGAGGAAACATCTTTCCAT GAAGAGGAGCAGCTGATTGTCCTCGATGATACAGACATCCTGCAAACACAGTCGAATACACTCCATGACCTCTGCCTctcagaggtcaaaggtcaagatGTGACTGTCAGTGGGGTTCAGCTGGAAGAAGCGCCCTCAGAGCAGCAGAtccaacaaaacacacaaaacag gtttgttgtGGGCCGTTTTGCATTTGAGGGGGAGGAGGGGGAGCTGACATTCAGTGAGGGTGATGTCATCACTCTGATGGAATATGTAAATGAGGAGTGGGGGCGTGGCAGCCTGAACGGACAGACAGGAATCTTCCCTCTCAGTTTCATCCAGGCTAAAGAGGAAACTGAAGTGTTGCCAAGGAAACTGGCTCTGAAATCTCCTG CGCCCCCTGCAGGAGGGAGGAGCAGAGGTCGAGCACTTTATGATTTCAGCCCTGAGTGTGAGGACGAGCTCCATCTAAAG gcagGAGACATGGTGTGTGATTTAGAGGACATGGATGCCGAGTGGTTCATTGGAGAATCCGGTGGGAAACGTGGCATTGTCCCCAAAAACTACATCCAAGTGCTGCTGGACACCTGA
- the si:ch73-290k24.5 gene encoding F-box only protein 41 — protein sequence MSTSTELPLCCPTCGEACGFGDHLSSVRSCQKLCLNPRRSSEGGLMSLYAQRERDIARPLRLELLDAMSLATRKILIQRDSPSSVLAVAVTSRAAEAEADAGHAVAQLGVPWLGRLALEARLQQLALEVQERVSLKLEALQDEVKRRSVEVSRARRESERMHREKHEAEERAAELERQVDISVEMLASLRYELRERDEQLRRKQQEVCDLDRFVRDTAFQEASAKIRLQHFIEDLLERAERAETQLQNIHDDVTSSHRYLAGSRATGYQRSYSVSGSTRRSSHLSDQHYRYDRRQRTLSVGSGGCEGQWDRRQYLCGGVEGPDSSSDSPWLIRHTHTDADSDNWSLYTAESQDDTQQRTGYRTYSRTGQDLSGVHWCVNRRSESMVCSERLRLKAALFCVFIYLDTRSLLTAAEVCKDWRSVARHPAVWTRVTLENARVSSKFLMTLSQWCCQTQSLVLHNLKPRSRGKKESKDEYLRSTRGGLEAGLEAVLKSAGRSLVALSVSHCPNILTDRSLWLVSCHCRALQSLTYRSASDPAGQEVIWALGAGCRDVTTLRIAPLQPCLQPNRFSNRCLQTIGRCWPNLCRVGVGGAGCGIQGLASLVRNCVNLCVLELDHMNELNQEGAAEICRDGLLQLHTLSFISTPVTAKAILHFTSVCVNLKCVVVQLCIADYFEDADNEEAKRLFEEIVNNLQALRKRPGLSDVLQIKVDKP from the exons ATGTCGACCAGCACTGAGCTGCCGTTGTGCTGCCCGACCTGTGGAGAGGCATGTGGCTTTGGAGACCACCTGTCCAGCGTCCGCTCCTGCCAGAAACTCTGTCTGAACCCAAGACGAAGCTCTGAGGGGGGACTGATGTCCCTGTACGCCCAACGAGAGAGAGATATCGCTCGTCCACTGCGCCTGGAGCTCCTGGATGCCATGAGTTTGGCAACCCGAAAGATCCTCATCCAGAGGGACTCGCCCTCCTCGGTGCTGGCAGTCGCCGTGACCTCCAGGGCCGCAGAGGCGGAGGCAGACGCCGGTCACGCCGTGGCTCAGCTGGGTGTGCCGTGGCTGGGCAGGCTGGCGCTGGAGGCCCGGCTTCAGCAGCTGGCTCTGGAGGTGCAGGAGCGAGTGTCACTCAAACTGGAGGCTCTGCAGGACGAGGTGAAGAGGAGGAGCGTGGAGGTGAGCAGAGCCAGGAGAGAGAGCGAGCGGATGCACAGAGAGAAGCACGAGGCGGAGGAGAGAGCGGCTGAGCTGGAGCGCCAGGTGGACATTTCTGTGGAGATGCTGGCCAGCCTCAGATAcgagctgagagagagagacgaacAACTCCGACGCAAACAACA GGAAGTGTGTGACCTGGACAGGTTTGTGCGGGACACGGCATTCCAGGAAGCAAGCGCAAAGATCCGCCTGCAGCACTTCATTGAAGACCTGCTGGAGAGAGCGGAGCGGGCCGAGACGCAGCTGCAGAACATCCAcgatgatgtcacttcctctcACAGATACCTGGCAGGAAGCAGAGCTACAGGGTACCAG AGGAGTTACAGCGTGTCGGGGTCGACCAGGAGATCCTCTCATCTGTCTGATCAACACTACAG GTATGACCGGAGGCAGCGGACGCTGTCGGTGGGTTCGGGCGGTTGTGAGGGTCAATGGGACAGACGGCAGTATCTGTGTGGAGGCGTTGAGGGTCCCGACAGCAGCTCTGACTCGCCCTGGCTGATCCGACACACTCACACCGACGCCGATTCAGACAACTGGTCCCTTTACACCGCAGAATCACAGGACGACACACAACAACGCACGGGCTACAGGACCTACAGCCGCACGG GTCAGGATCTGTCGGGGGTTCACTGGTGTGTGAACAGACGCAGTGAATCGATGGTGTGTTCAGAGCGTCTGCGGCTGAAAGCTGCTCTgttctgtgtgtttatttatctGGACACACGCTCTCTACTCACTGCtgctgag gtgtgtAAAGACTGGCGAAGCGTCGCACGTCATCCTGCTGTTTGGACCAGAGTAACACTCGAGAACGCACGCGTGTCATCAAAG ttCTTGATGACTCTGTCTCAGTGGTGCTGTCAGACTCAGTCTCTTGTTCTTCACAACCTCAAACCTCGATCTCGTGGCAAGAAAGAAAGCAAAGATGAGTACTTACGGAGCACGAG GGGTGGACTGGAGGCGGGACTGGAGGCGGTGCTTAAATCAGCAGGGCGGAGTCTTGTAGCTCTGAGCGTCTCTCATTGTCCCAACATTCTGACGGACAGATCGCTGTGGCTCGTCAGCTGTCACTGTCGGGCGCTGCAGTCGCTCACATACAG AAGCGCGTCGGATCCGGCCGGACAGGAAGTGATCTGGGCTCTGGGAGCGGGATGCAGGGACGTCACAACACTGCGGATCGCTCCTCTGCAGCCGTG TCTGCAGCCCAATCGCTTTAGTAACCGATGCTTGCAGACGATTGGTCGATGCTGGCCAAACCTGTGTCGGGTGGGCGTGGGCGGGGCCGGCTGCGGCATCCAGGGATTGGCCTCTTTGG TGAGGAACTGTGTGAATCTGTGTGTGCTGGAGCTGGATCACATGAACGAGCTGAACCAGGAGGGGGCAGCAGAGATCTGCAGAGACGGACTCCTGCAGCTGCACACGCTCTCCTTCATCTCCACACCCGTCACCGCTAAAGCCATACTGCACTTCACCA gtgtgtgtgtcAATCTGAAGTGTGTCGTGGTTCAGTTGTGTATAGCTGATTACTTTGAGGACGCCGACAACGAAGAAGCCAAGAGATTATTTGAGGAGATAGTCAACAACCTACAG GCATTGAGAAAGCGACCGGGTCTGAGTGACGTCCTACAGATCAAAGTGGACAAACCCTGA